A region from the Acanthopagrus latus isolate v.2019 chromosome 8, fAcaLat1.1, whole genome shotgun sequence genome encodes:
- the stoml1 gene encoding stomatin-like protein 1 isoform X2 has product MFSKSYQLLPQRDSSGLSRTPGLFVDRDGFTRSSYHKGLSFDNMPNVSNDDFTDTSQGWLSWICNLIVTFLVYICTFLTFPISGWFVLKTVPNYQRIVVFRLGRVCPPKGPGIVLVLPFIDQWQRVDLRTRAFNIPPCQVSTQDGGVLAVGADIQFRIWNPVMSVISVQDLNASTRMTAQNALTHSLSKKTVREIQTERVKLGEYLGMDINEMTRHWGLEVDRVELTLGSLVKAPADDPCGSLIMPPSVPGLEGLTGPIQQLAMHFLGSSGSLQHKQDCLTFTDELSSTPQTVVATPVSVEELLDGVKLLLSETLVRQVGACFQFNISSEDGQHHSYYVDLSQGSGAAGAGSLCTEPDVTLSMSDSDLLAMFRGELRPFAAYTSSRLKIQGDIKTAMKLEELIKLLKK; this is encoded by the exons ATGTTTAGCAAGTCGTATCAGCTGCTCCCCCAGAGGGACTCCTCGGGTCTGTCGAGGACACCTGGCTTGTTTGTGGACAGAGATGGCTTCACACGGTCCAGCTACCATAAAGGACTTTCATTTGACAACATGCCTAATGTTTCTAATGACGACTTTACTG ATACCTCTCAAGGGTGGCTGTCCTGGATCTGCAACCTGATCGTCACCTTCCTCGTCTACATCTGCACCTTTCTAACATTTCCTATATCAGGATGGTTCGTGCTGAAG ACTGTGCCTAACTACCAGAGGATAGTAGTGTTTCGTCTGGGTCGAGTGTGTCCTCCAAAGGGCCCCGGTATCGTCCTTGTGCTGCCCTTCATTGACCAGTGGCAGAGAGTAGACCTGCGCACCCGTGCTTTCAACATCCCTCCTTGCCAG GTGTCCACTCAGGATGGTGGTGTGTTAGCAGTGGGAGCAGACATCCAGTTCCGGATCTGGAACCCCGTCATGTCAGTAATATCAGTTCAGGATCTGAACGCCTCGACCAGAATGACGGCACAGAATGCCTTGACCCACAGCCTGTCCAAGAAGACTGTCAGGGAGATCCAAACAGAGAGAGTTAAACTGGGAGAATATCTTGGG ATGGACATAAATGAGATGACGCGTCACTGGGGGCTGGAGGTGGACAGGGTAGAGCTGACCTTGGGGTCTTTAGTAAAAGCCCCGGCTGATGACCCCTGCGGATCCCTGATCATGCCTCCTTCTGTGCCTGGACTGGAAGGCCTCACTGGCCCTATTCAGCAGTTAGCCATGCACTTTCTGGGAAGCAGTGGCAGTTTACAGCATAAACAgg ACTGCTTAACCTTTACGGATGAGCTTAGCAGCACCCCCCAGACAGTTGTGGCCACACCAGTGTCTGTTGAGGAACTGCTTGACGGGGTCAAGCTCCTGCTCTCTGAAACCTTGGTCCGCCAGGTTGGGGCCTGCTTCCAGTTCAACATAAGCTCTGAGGATGGACAGCATCACAGTTACTATGTGGATTTGAGCCAAG gTAGTGGTGCAGCTGGAGCAGGGTCCTTGTGCACAGAGCCAGATGTGACACTGAGTATGAGTGACAGCGACCTTTTGGCCATGTTCCGGGGCGAGCTACGACCATTTGCTGCTTACACCAGTAGCAGACTCAAAATCCAGGGAGATATTAAGACTGCCATGAAGCTGGAAGAGCTCATAAAATTACTTAAGAAATAG
- the stoml1 gene encoding stomatin-like protein 1 isoform X1 — translation MFSKSYQLLPQRDSSGLSRTPGLFVDRDGFTRSSYHKGLSFDNMPNVSNDDFTDTSQGWLSWICNLIVTFLVYICTFLTFPISGWFVLKTVPNYQRIVVFRLGRVCPPKGPGIVLVLPFIDQWQRVDLRTRAFNIPPCQVSTQDGGVLAVGADIQFRIWNPVMSVISVQDLNASTRMTAQNALTHSLSKKTVREIQTERVKLGEYLGMDINEMTRHWGLEVDRVELTLGSLVKAPADDPCGSLIMPPSVPGLEGLTGPIQQLAMHFLGSSGSLQHKQEDCLTFTDELSSTPQTVVATPVSVEELLDGVKLLLSETLVRQVGACFQFNISSEDGQHHSYYVDLSQGSGAAGAGSLCTEPDVTLSMSDSDLLAMFRGELRPFAAYTSSRLKIQGDIKTAMKLEELIKLLKK, via the exons ATGTTTAGCAAGTCGTATCAGCTGCTCCCCCAGAGGGACTCCTCGGGTCTGTCGAGGACACCTGGCTTGTTTGTGGACAGAGATGGCTTCACACGGTCCAGCTACCATAAAGGACTTTCATTTGACAACATGCCTAATGTTTCTAATGACGACTTTACTG ATACCTCTCAAGGGTGGCTGTCCTGGATCTGCAACCTGATCGTCACCTTCCTCGTCTACATCTGCACCTTTCTAACATTTCCTATATCAGGATGGTTCGTGCTGAAG ACTGTGCCTAACTACCAGAGGATAGTAGTGTTTCGTCTGGGTCGAGTGTGTCCTCCAAAGGGCCCCGGTATCGTCCTTGTGCTGCCCTTCATTGACCAGTGGCAGAGAGTAGACCTGCGCACCCGTGCTTTCAACATCCCTCCTTGCCAG GTGTCCACTCAGGATGGTGGTGTGTTAGCAGTGGGAGCAGACATCCAGTTCCGGATCTGGAACCCCGTCATGTCAGTAATATCAGTTCAGGATCTGAACGCCTCGACCAGAATGACGGCACAGAATGCCTTGACCCACAGCCTGTCCAAGAAGACTGTCAGGGAGATCCAAACAGAGAGAGTTAAACTGGGAGAATATCTTGGG ATGGACATAAATGAGATGACGCGTCACTGGGGGCTGGAGGTGGACAGGGTAGAGCTGACCTTGGGGTCTTTAGTAAAAGCCCCGGCTGATGACCCCTGCGGATCCCTGATCATGCCTCCTTCTGTGCCTGGACTGGAAGGCCTCACTGGCCCTATTCAGCAGTTAGCCATGCACTTTCTGGGAAGCAGTGGCAGTTTACAGCATAAACAgg AAGACTGCTTAACCTTTACGGATGAGCTTAGCAGCACCCCCCAGACAGTTGTGGCCACACCAGTGTCTGTTGAGGAACTGCTTGACGGGGTCAAGCTCCTGCTCTCTGAAACCTTGGTCCGCCAGGTTGGGGCCTGCTTCCAGTTCAACATAAGCTCTGAGGATGGACAGCATCACAGTTACTATGTGGATTTGAGCCAAG gTAGTGGTGCAGCTGGAGCAGGGTCCTTGTGCACAGAGCCAGATGTGACACTGAGTATGAGTGACAGCGACCTTTTGGCCATGTTCCGGGGCGAGCTACGACCATTTGCTGCTTACACCAGTAGCAGACTCAAAATCCAGGGAGATATTAAGACTGCCATGAAGCTGGAAGAGCTCATAAAATTACTTAAGAAATAG
- the LOC119023908 gene encoding cholesterol side-chain cleavage enzyme, mitochondrial isoform X2: protein MARWSVWRSPVTLPLSRVEALTTTGVRYSSSMPVVRQAYAESGSIVRPFSEIPGLWKNGVANLYNFWKLDGFKNLHRIMVQNFNTFGPIYREKIGYYDSVNIINPEDAAILFKAEGHYPKRLKVEAWTSYRDYRNRKYGVLLKNGEDWRSNRVILNKEVISPKVLENFVPLLEEVGEDFVARVHKKIQRSGQNKWTTDLSQELFKYALESVSSVLYGERLGLMLDYIDPEAQHFIDCITLMFKTTSPMLYIPPRLLRHIGAKVWRDHVEAWDGIFSQADRCIQNIYRKLRQETDSPKKYPGVLASLLMLDKLSIEDIKASVTELMAGGVDTTSITLLWTLYELARHPNLQEELRAEVAAARAESQGDMMEMLKRIPLVKGALKETLRLHPVAVSLQRYIAEDIIIQNYHIPAGTLVQLGLYAMGRDPKVFFRPEQYQPSRWLRTETHYFRSLGFGFGPRQCLGRRIAEAEMQIFLIHMLENFRVEKQRHVEAQSTFELILLPDKPIILTLKPLDAGR from the exons ATGGCCAGGTGGAGTGTGTGGCGCAGCCCCGTGACACTTCCCCTGTCTCGGGTAGAAGCGCTCACAACTACAGGTGTGcgctacagcagcagcatgccGGTGGTCAGACAGGCGTACGCCGAGAGCGGCAGCATCGTCAGGCCTTTCAGTGAGATTCCTGGACTGTGGAAGAATGGGGTTGCCAACTTGTACAATTTTTGGAAACTGGACGGCTTCAAGAACCTTCACCGCATCATGGTGCAGAATTTCAACACGTTTGGACCAATTTACAG AGAAAAAATAGGCTATTATGACAGTGTGAATATCATCAATCCTGAAGATGCAGCTATCCTCTTTAAAGCAGAGGGCCATTATCCAAAAAGGCTGAAAGTTGAAGCCTGGACATCCTACAGAGACTATAGGAACCGCAAATATGGAGTTTTGCTGAA gaatGGAGAGGACTGGAGATCAAACCGTGTGATCCTCAACAAGGAGGTGATTTCCCCAAAGGTTCTGGAGAACTTTGTGCCTTTGCTGGAAGAAGTGGGCGAGGATTTTGTGGCCAGAGTTCACAAAAAGATACAAAGAAGCGGCCAGAACAAATGGACCACTGATCTTTCTCAAGAACTCTTTAAATACGCACTGGAGT CCGTGAGCTCAGTGCTGTACGGGGAGCGTTTGGGTTTGATGCTTGACTACATTGACCCTGAAGCTCAGCATTTCATTGACTGCATCACCCTCATGTTCAAGACTACCTCACCCATGCTGTACATACCTCCTCGGCTGTTGAGACACATTGGAGCGAAAGTTTGGCGGGACCATGTGGAGGCTTGGGATGGGATCTTCAGTCAAG CGGACCGCTGCATCCAAAACATCTACAGGAAGTTGCGTCAGGAGACTGACTCTCCAAAGAAGTACCCTGGAGTCTTGGCTAGCCTGCTCATGCTGGACAAGCTGTCCATTGAAGATATCAAGGCCAGCGTGACTGAGCTTATGGCTGGAGGAGTAGataca acATCTATAACGCTGCTGTGGACATTGTATGAACTAGCCCGGCACCCTAACctccaggaggagctgagggcgGAGGTCGCTGCAGCTCGGGCTGAAAGCCAGGGAGACATGATGGAGATGCTGAAACGGATTCCGTTGGTCAAAGGAGCTTTGAAGGAAACACTGAG GTTACACCCGGTTGCTGTCAGCTTGCAAAGATACATAGCAGAGGATATCATTATTCAAAACTACCACATCCCAGCTGGG acTCTGGTCCAGTTGGGCCTGTATGCGATGGGCAGAGACCCCAAAGTGTTTTTCCGTCCGGAGCAGTATCAGCCTTCCCGCTGGCTGAGGACAGAGACGCACTACTTCAGGAGCCTGGGCTTCGGCTTCGGCCCCCGTCAGTGTCTAGGACGCAGGATAGCCGAGGCGGAGATGCAAATCTTCCTTATCCAC atgcTTGAGAACTTCAGAGTGGAGAAACAGCGTCATGTGGAGGCGCAGAGTACCTTCGAGCTCATACTCTTACCAGACAAGCCGATAATATTGACTCTGAAGCCTCTGGATGCTGGTCGgtaa
- the LOC119023908 gene encoding cholesterol side-chain cleavage enzyme, mitochondrial isoform X1, producing the protein MARWSVWRSPVTLPLSRVEALTTTGVRYSSSMPVVRQAYAESGSIVRPFSEIPGLWKNGVANLYNFWKLDGFKNLHRIMVQNFNTFGPIYREKIGYYDSVNIINPEDAAILFKAEGHYPKRLKVEAWTSYRDYRNRKYGVLLKNGEDWRSNRVILNKEVISPKVLENFVPLLEEVGEDFVARVHKKIQRSGQNKWTTDLSQELFKYALECKTYNCIMYFTHCLGQCPFTFSHVACLCLMCPRSYTAVSSVLYGERLGLMLDYIDPEAQHFIDCITLMFKTTSPMLYIPPRLLRHIGAKVWRDHVEAWDGIFSQADRCIQNIYRKLRQETDSPKKYPGVLASLLMLDKLSIEDIKASVTELMAGGVDTTSITLLWTLYELARHPNLQEELRAEVAAARAESQGDMMEMLKRIPLVKGALKETLRLHPVAVSLQRYIAEDIIIQNYHIPAGTLVQLGLYAMGRDPKVFFRPEQYQPSRWLRTETHYFRSLGFGFGPRQCLGRRIAEAEMQIFLIHMLENFRVEKQRHVEAQSTFELILLPDKPIILTLKPLDAGR; encoded by the exons ATGGCCAGGTGGAGTGTGTGGCGCAGCCCCGTGACACTTCCCCTGTCTCGGGTAGAAGCGCTCACAACTACAGGTGTGcgctacagcagcagcatgccGGTGGTCAGACAGGCGTACGCCGAGAGCGGCAGCATCGTCAGGCCTTTCAGTGAGATTCCTGGACTGTGGAAGAATGGGGTTGCCAACTTGTACAATTTTTGGAAACTGGACGGCTTCAAGAACCTTCACCGCATCATGGTGCAGAATTTCAACACGTTTGGACCAATTTACAG AGAAAAAATAGGCTATTATGACAGTGTGAATATCATCAATCCTGAAGATGCAGCTATCCTCTTTAAAGCAGAGGGCCATTATCCAAAAAGGCTGAAAGTTGAAGCCTGGACATCCTACAGAGACTATAGGAACCGCAAATATGGAGTTTTGCTGAA gaatGGAGAGGACTGGAGATCAAACCGTGTGATCCTCAACAAGGAGGTGATTTCCCCAAAGGTTCTGGAGAACTTTGTGCCTTTGCTGGAAGAAGTGGGCGAGGATTTTGTGGCCAGAGTTCACAAAAAGATACAAAGAAGCGGCCAGAACAAATGGACCACTGATCTTTCTCAAGAACTCTTTAAATACGCACTGGAGTGTAAGACTTACAACTGTATTATGTACTTCACTCACTGTCTCGGCCAGTGCCCTTTTACTTTCTCACACGTTGCTTGTCTTTGTCTCATGTGTCCTCGGTCTTACACAGCCGTGAGCTCAGTGCTGTACGGGGAGCGTTTGGGTTTGATGCTTGACTACATTGACCCTGAAGCTCAGCATTTCATTGACTGCATCACCCTCATGTTCAAGACTACCTCACCCATGCTGTACATACCTCCTCGGCTGTTGAGACACATTGGAGCGAAAGTTTGGCGGGACCATGTGGAGGCTTGGGATGGGATCTTCAGTCAAG CGGACCGCTGCATCCAAAACATCTACAGGAAGTTGCGTCAGGAGACTGACTCTCCAAAGAAGTACCCTGGAGTCTTGGCTAGCCTGCTCATGCTGGACAAGCTGTCCATTGAAGATATCAAGGCCAGCGTGACTGAGCTTATGGCTGGAGGAGTAGataca acATCTATAACGCTGCTGTGGACATTGTATGAACTAGCCCGGCACCCTAACctccaggaggagctgagggcgGAGGTCGCTGCAGCTCGGGCTGAAAGCCAGGGAGACATGATGGAGATGCTGAAACGGATTCCGTTGGTCAAAGGAGCTTTGAAGGAAACACTGAG GTTACACCCGGTTGCTGTCAGCTTGCAAAGATACATAGCAGAGGATATCATTATTCAAAACTACCACATCCCAGCTGGG acTCTGGTCCAGTTGGGCCTGTATGCGATGGGCAGAGACCCCAAAGTGTTTTTCCGTCCGGAGCAGTATCAGCCTTCCCGCTGGCTGAGGACAGAGACGCACTACTTCAGGAGCCTGGGCTTCGGCTTCGGCCCCCGTCAGTGTCTAGGACGCAGGATAGCCGAGGCGGAGATGCAAATCTTCCTTATCCAC atgcTTGAGAACTTCAGAGTGGAGAAACAGCGTCATGTGGAGGCGCAGAGTACCTTCGAGCTCATACTCTTACCAGACAAGCCGATAATATTGACTCTGAAGCCTCTGGATGCTGGTCGgtaa
- the ccdc33 gene encoding coiled-coil domain-containing protein 33 yields the protein MTASTSTSSISYAFTLLKGTLTFFCWMKASKKTKSLSNPAAIKEMKRQNGPHTSTLQKNGYDLPSHDALAQILPNDHHLSKVAKPELHRAAKQEPDRPAKRLEAIQVDKPDINHTYQVHQPHKRTPLHDFEDDPNMEEITHLQTKEVENYRSAMSRMAEDIIALRTQVVTLEAENSQLRINLSLHQDLGRDLLHDTDIDVMTKAEIADRIASLKFKLASETSKAVSQRDRIQQLQNDLIKKNDSEKELLKLQRVHQQQQKDLQQHQSHSAKMATLEATVKQQEKVIEKMERALDDKLSENDRQTGDKRMAVKKQRGETDHRKEEVVSALAAENTRLRAELDRTRQQPAPVIIQQSAQTKDALPFKERLSLLNKLERAESRVQTLEAQLEENSKSWGRQKQEMLTKLSEHRHGFVRTSTVILHNVPSRSVSESLYQKSRQRKQKATK from the exons ATGACAGCTTCAACTTCCACATCCAGCATCAGTTACGCGTTCACTCTTCTGAAAGGTACtctgacatttttctgctgGATGAAGGCCtcgaaaaagacaaaatcactCAGCAACCCTGCAGCTATAAAG gagatgaagaggcagaATGGGCCACACACAAGCACG CTTCAGAAGAATGGATACGACCTCCCATCCCATGATGCCCTGGCACAGATACTACCAAATGACCACCACCTTTCCAAGGTAGCTAAGCCAGAGCTCCACAGGGCAGCAAAACAAGAGCCGGACAGACCAGCCAAGAGGCTGGAGGCCATACAGGTCGACAAACCCGACATAAATCACACATATCAAGTACATCAGCCACATAAACG AACCCCTCTGCACGACTTTGAGGATGATCCCAACATGGAAGAGATTACCCACCTACAAACTAAG GAGGTTGAAAACTATCGTTCAGCCATGAGTAGGATGGCAGAGGACATCATAGCGCTGAGGACGCAGGTGGTGACGTTGGAGGCAGAAAACAGCCAGCTCCGCATCAATCTGTCTCTGCACCAGGACCTTGGCCGAGACCTGCTGCATGACACAGACATCGACGTCATGACCAAGGCTGAGATTGCCGACCGCATAG ccTCGCTGAAATTCAAGCTTGCCAGTGAAACCAGTAAGGCTGTGTCTCAAAGGGACAGAATCCAGCAGCTGCAAAATGACCTGATAAAG AAGAATGACAGTGAGAAGGAGCTCCTAAAACTTCAGAGagttcatcagcagcagcagaaggatcTGCAGCAACACCAGAGTCACTCGGCAAAGATGGCAACTTTGGAGGCCACAgtgaaacagcaggaaaag GTCAttgagaagatggagagagcaTTAGACGACAAACTCAGCGAAAATGATAGACAGACTGGCGACAAAAGGATGGCGGTGAAAAAGCAAAGAG GTGAGACTGACCACAGAAAGGAGGAGGTAGTGTCGGCACTGGCAGCAGAAAACACTCGCCTGAGAGCTGAGCTGGACAGGACTCGACAGCAGCCGGCCCCCGTCATTATACAGCAGTCAGCGCAG ACAAAGGATGCACTGCCATTCAAGGAGAGACTGAGTTTACTGAACAAACtggagagagctgagtcgaGAGTCCAAACACTGGAGGCTCag ctggaggagaactCAAAATCATGGGGGAGACAGAAGCAGGAAATGTTGACAAAACTGAGTGAGCACAGGCATGGCTTTGTCCGGACGTCTACTGTAATCCTTCATAATGTTCCTTCG AGGTCTGTATCAGAATCATTGTATCagaaaagcagacagaggaagcagaaggCCACAAAATGA